Proteins from one Mercurialis annua linkage group LG7, ddMerAnnu1.2, whole genome shotgun sequence genomic window:
- the LOC126656885 gene encoding uncharacterized protein LOC126656885, with product MGSKKTTKLGKEEREGKKRKATSEERFFEVFEIILNYNGDFEWFGYFNEDVAVRKFHIEDIGLNSLDKWLLELKVQGLLMYYWRRAGMYTEELIPMENDDHVMDMALAGAQDGSVDVYVRKLSCDDVCNLRPVFGQTLFELKELEDGDDALELQAVAEAEPVQVLQIEGPGEPVEVLQIESPGEPVEVLQSEVVDEPEVVDEPLEKQQSGGSD from the exons ATGGGATCCAAAAAAACGACGAAATtgggaaaagaagaaagagaagggAAGAAACGAAAAG CTACTAGTGAAGAACGTTTTTTTGAGGTCTTTGAAATTATTCTTAACTACAATGGAGACtttgaatggtttggttattttaatgAGGATGTGGCTGTCAGAAAATTTCATATTGAGGATATAGGATTAAATAGTCTAGATAAGTGGTTACTTGAATTGAAGGTTCAGGGATTGCTAATGTATTATTGGAGGCGGGCTGGCATGTATACTGAAGAATTAATTCCTATGGAAAACGATGACCATGTCATGGACATGGCACTGGCTGGGGCACAAGATGGTAGTGTTGATGTGTATGTTAGGAAGTTAAGCTGTGATGACGTGTGCAACCTAAGGCCTGTATTTGGACAAACATTATTTGAGTTGAAAGAACTTGAAGATGGGGATGATGCATTGGAGCTGCAGGCTGTTGCCGAGGCTGAACCAGTGCAGGTGCTGCAGATTGAAGGTCCCGGTGAACCAGTGGAGGTGCTGCAGATTGAAAGTCCTGGTGAACCAGTGGAGGTGCTGCAAAGTGAAGTTGTTGATGAACCTGAAGTTGTTGATGAACCCCTGGAGAAGCAGCAGTCTGGTGGTTCAGACTGA
- the LOC126656886 gene encoding E3 ubiquitin-protein ligase SINA-like 10, translating to MSDNIVRSFNLEVMDCPICCEPLIPPIIQCENGHTTCSTCSVKVKNCHSCTLPIGSMRNRAMEAVVEAVTVFCQNKIYGCTESFSYDAKTKHEKYCSFVPCSCPLPDCTVKGSSKMIYGHCKEMHTDSFIPFHFGRRFGVSLNLDDRGLLLQEDTSDTVFVLNNTTSSYGNIITVFCLGPMSNGRCPYDIEIKFTESSVDRFHSSTKNFQDTNSYYRSLTGLLIDSSDRDFFPDGLVKMELCVCRSWELGLEDDI from the exons aTGTCTGATAATATAGTTCGTTCATTTAATCTTGAAGTTATGGATTGCCCCATCTGCTGCGAACCGTTAATTCCTCCAATTATTCAG tGTGAGAATGGCCACACAACTTGCAGCACATGCTCTGTGAAGGTTAAAAATTGCCATTCTTGCACTTTGCCCATAGGATCAATGAGAAATCGGGCGATGGAAGCGGTCGTGGAGGCTGTTACAGTGTTTTGCCAGAACAAAATTTATGGATGCACTGAAAGCTTCAGTTACGACGCAAAGACAAAACACGAGAAGTACTGTTCCTTCGTACCGTGTTCATGCCCGCTTCCAGACTGCACCGTCAAAGGGTCGTCCAAAATGATTTATGGTCACTGCAAAGAGATGCATACAGATTCTTTTATACCATTTCATTTTGGACGTAGATTTGGTGTTTCTCTGAACTTGGATGATAGGGGCTTACTTCTCCAAGAGGACACATCAGACACTGTGTTTGTTCTGAACAACACAACGTCTTCTTAtgggaatattataactgtcttTTGTCTGGGACCAATGTCAAACGGACGCTGCCCTTATGACATCGAAATAAAATTTACTGAATCCTCCGTTGACAGGTTTCATTCTTCTACGAAGAATTTTCAAGACACCAACAGTTACTACCGTTCGTTGACAGGGTTACTTATTGATAGCAGTGATCGTGATTTTTTTCCTGACGGGTTGGTAAAGATGGAGCTTTGTGTATGTCGATCATGGGAGCTTGGTTTGGAGGATGACATTTAA